The DNA segment GCCGCCCGGCAGCGGCAGGGTCGCGTCGCCGTAAGGGGCGCCGTTGTCGAGCGTCACGTCCGCGATGTCACCGAGTTTGCGGCCGCTCGGGTGCCGCGACTCCACGCCGGACGAGTGCGCCGCCGACGTGATCGCGATGAGCGGGTGGCCGCGTTCCTTCACCAGCAGCGCCATCTCGACGACGGCGCCGTTGATGCCGGAGTTGGAGGCGATGACGAACGCGTCGTCGGGTTTGACCGGCGCCAGCTCGTAGAGCCGGTGGGCGATCCGGGTGTCGCGTTCGACAAAGGGGTCGGCGAGCGTGTCGAGGGGCTCGCCGCCGTAGAGGACGATGTCGCGCAGCGCGATCCGGTTGGTCGGGACGAGACCGCCGGCCCGGCCGGCGATCTCCATGGCGAGCGCCTCGGAGTGACCGCAGCCGAAGGCCTGGATGACGCCGCCGTTCGCGATGGACGAGGACAGGAGATCGGCCGCGCGGCTTTTCAGAACGTCCTGGCCACGACCGACGCGGTCGATCACTTCCTCGATCTTGGATAGATAGTTCATGATCCCCTTCGTTTGCGGCTCGGCATCTTCTCGGGTAGCCGATGGGCGTCCACGGCCCGGACCGTCAGCTCCAGCGCCTCGGCCGTCCGCTCGTAGGTGCGCTGCGCGACCGCCACGTAGATCAGGTCGAGGACCAGCAGCTGCGAGTGCAGGGCGGAGAGCGCGGCCAGCCGGAACGTCGTCTCCAGCACACTGGTCGTGAAGACCACGTCGGCGACCTCGGCGAGCGGCGAGCGGTTGAAGCTGGTCACCGCGACGGTGAGCGCGCCGTGGTCGGCGGCCTCGGCCAGGGTCTCGATCACTTCGCGGGTGCGGCCGGAGTGCGACAGGCCGATCGCCACGTCGCCGGGGAGCAGCAGCGCCGCGTTCGTCAGCGCGGTGTGGCTGTCCTGCCGGTGCCAGACCGGCACCCGGATGCGCTCCAGGCGGAACGCCATCTCGCGGGCCGCGGTGCCGCTGCTGCCCAGCCCGAAGAGCTCGACGCGGTGCGCGGAGGCGATGGTGTCGGCGACACGCTCGACGGAGGAGATGTCGATGGACGCCGCTGTGCTCTGAATGGCCCGGGTGTCCGCCGCCGCGACCACACCGAGCACCTGATCGAGCGGATCGGCGGGGGAGATGTCGCCGCTGATGTCGGTCTCCCAGCGGGCCTGCTCGGCCCGGCCGGTCTCGGTGGCGACGGCGACGCGCAGGCTCGCGTAGCCCTTGAAACCCAGCGTGCGGCTGAACCGGGTGACCGTCGCCGTCGACGTCCCGGACCGCTCGGCGAGGTCCACGATGCTGGCGTGGGCCGCGGTCTCCGGGTCGGCGAGGATCGTCTCGGCGATCCGGCTCAGCGCCTCCGGCATCCCCGGACCCTCGATGCGCAGCCGTCCCAGCAGCCCGCCGCTCTCACCTGTCACCGTGTGGACCTCATTTTCATCGATTGCTGTTGCCGATGAAAATTACGACCGTCTTCACGTCTAGTCAAGAATGAATTTCTGTGTTTCGATCTCCACCATGGAGCTGGTGGTGGGTGTCGACGCAGGTGGCACCGCCTCGCACGCGGTCGTGGCGACGGCGGACGGCGTGGTGGTCGGTCGCGGCAGGGCCGGTCCCGGCAATCCGTTGTCGGCAGGCCCGGCGGCGGTCTCCTCGGTGGGCGCCGCGGTGCGGCAGGCGTTACAGGCCGCGAATCCC comes from the Actinoplanes sp. OR16 genome and includes:
- a CDS encoding sugar isomerase domain-containing protein gives rise to the protein MNYLSKIEEVIDRVGRGQDVLKSRAADLLSSSIANGGVIQAFGCGHSEALAMEIAGRAGGLVPTNRIALRDIVLYGGEPLDTLADPFVERDTRIAHRLYELAPVKPDDAFVIASNSGINGAVVEMALLVKERGHPLIAITSAAHSSGVESRHPSGRKLGDIADVTLDNGAPYGDATLPLPGGGAVGAVSSITAALLAWQIVTEVVERLLAAGIVPPVYLSDNVPGGKEHNAELEARYAGRIRRTA
- a CDS encoding MurR/RpiR family transcriptional regulator, with amino-acid sequence MTGESGGLLGRLRIEGPGMPEALSRIAETILADPETAAHASIVDLAERSGTSTATVTRFSRTLGFKGYASLRVAVATETGRAEQARWETDISGDISPADPLDQVLGVVAAADTRAIQSTAASIDISSVERVADTIASAHRVELFGLGSSGTAAREMAFRLERIRVPVWHRQDSHTALTNAALLLPGDVAIGLSHSGRTREVIETLAEAADHGALTVAVTSFNRSPLAEVADVVFTTSVLETTFRLAALSALHSQLLVLDLIYVAVAQRTYERTAEALELTVRAVDAHRLPEKMPSRKRRGS